The proteins below come from a single Chitinophaga pinensis DSM 2588 genomic window:
- a CDS encoding 4a-hydroxytetrahydrobiopterin dehydratase — translation MWEEKKNQLYRSFEFKDFKEAFAFMTKVALIAEKMDHHPNWTNVYNKVEIYLNTHDAGDVITDKDHKLAKAIDGLL, via the coding sequence ATGTGGGAAGAAAAAAAGAACCAACTATATAGGTCCTTCGAATTCAAAGACTTCAAAGAAGCATTCGCATTTATGACAAAAGTGGCCCTTATTGCTGAAAAAATGGACCATCACCCCAACTGGACAAATGTTTATAACAAGGTAGAAATATACCTGAATACACATGACGCGGGAGATGTGATCACCGATAAAGACCATAAGCTGGCGAAAGCCATCGATGGGTTGTTGTAA
- a CDS encoding histidine kinase produces the protein MIRISLLFLLFCCSIVTKAGIPALDTLVADFDHLPAAVDLRPYLLSLVDKGGSLTPQQISSASFNHNYHLFHVEKKHIGKGNNCWLKLHVRNTGTQDSTLTLFAGWHDDMSWYIQDSANHKMHLLMHTGLMRDRAGVQRWEHYGFNVTVPPGSTHTYFLHINNKYYNENGLMPTLFNDLQYGQFRNGQFEYYRKETILIHVLLGMLLVCLAIAVINYIQLPDKSYMYFAAYMLGLIVFFTLRLESQPYQLSVFYRWPMLKYYWDIPALLFCFYLMYLAFGNTFLNLQERYPFMEKLFTSVAAIIGGIIIICFYCIALEQYQVPVMIYSYVYISTLLPFLIVFIALARRSRHHPLVRFFLFGSLCFYMASFGSFLMLIRPLGLINALGEISAPSLLIVAGVLLQSMFFLAGLSYRNKLVHHERTRTQELLIKQLNKNKELQRKLNEQLEELVKEQTTEILRKKQELEEQRKIHLETEYDKKLTEIELKAIRAQINPHFIFNCLNSIQLFVMQRDFEYAQKYLSDFSYLIRKTLDFSRRNFISLSDEIAYLNTYLGLEKMRFEHKMEYEIYVDPAIATSESEVPAMLLQPYVENAVKYGMTNTSYPIGKLLIQFNQIAPDMLECLVEDNGIGIIRSKTLRTLPKHHQSSGMEISFNRAELLNKMYNTGIHIDIIDKSENNNTESGTIVRILIPQL, from the coding sequence GTGATTCGTATTTCTTTACTTTTCCTGTTGTTTTGTTGCTCCATTGTTACCAAGGCTGGCATACCCGCACTAGATACACTGGTGGCAGATTTTGATCATCTGCCTGCTGCTGTTGACCTGCGGCCGTATCTCCTGTCCCTGGTAGATAAAGGAGGATCTTTAACACCACAACAGATTTCATCAGCATCATTTAACCACAACTATCACCTGTTCCATGTAGAAAAAAAACATATTGGAAAAGGAAATAATTGTTGGCTGAAACTCCATGTAAGAAACACAGGTACCCAGGATTCCACACTCACTCTCTTTGCCGGCTGGCATGATGATATGAGCTGGTACATCCAGGACAGCGCCAACCACAAAATGCACCTGCTCATGCATACCGGTCTGATGCGGGACCGCGCAGGTGTACAAAGATGGGAACACTACGGTTTTAACGTCACCGTCCCTCCCGGCAGCACGCATACCTACTTCCTGCATATCAACAACAAATACTATAACGAAAACGGGCTGATGCCCACCTTATTCAATGACCTGCAATACGGACAATTTCGCAACGGTCAGTTTGAATACTACCGCAAAGAAACCATCCTGATACATGTATTACTCGGTATGCTACTGGTATGCCTGGCAATCGCCGTCATCAATTACATACAACTACCCGATAAATCCTACATGTACTTTGCAGCCTACATGCTTGGACTAATCGTGTTTTTTACCCTCCGCCTGGAAAGTCAGCCCTACCAGCTATCCGTATTCTACCGATGGCCCATGCTGAAATATTACTGGGATATCCCGGCACTGTTATTCTGCTTCTACCTGATGTATCTCGCCTTTGGCAATACTTTCCTGAACCTCCAGGAGAGATACCCTTTCATGGAGAAACTATTTACTTCAGTAGCCGCTATCATCGGAGGTATCATCATTATCTGCTTTTACTGCATTGCACTGGAACAATACCAGGTGCCGGTGATGATTTATAGTTATGTCTATATCTCTACCCTGCTCCCTTTCCTGATCGTATTCATCGCACTGGCCAGACGCTCGCGTCATCACCCGCTGGTACGCTTTTTCCTCTTCGGATCACTCTGTTTCTACATGGCCAGCTTCGGTTCATTCCTCATGCTGATCAGACCATTGGGACTTATCAATGCACTCGGAGAGATTTCCGCACCATCCCTCCTTATTGTAGCAGGCGTATTGCTGCAATCTATGTTCTTCCTCGCCGGACTCAGTTACCGCAATAAACTGGTACACCATGAAAGAACACGTACACAGGAATTACTGATAAAACAGCTGAATAAGAATAAAGAACTGCAACGTAAACTGAATGAACAGCTGGAAGAACTCGTAAAAGAACAGACCACAGAGATCCTGCGTAAAAAACAGGAACTGGAAGAACAACGGAAAATACACCTGGAAACAGAGTACGATAAGAAACTGACAGAAATAGAACTCAAAGCAATCCGTGCACAGATCAATCCGCACTTCATCTTCAATTGCCTGAATTCTATTCAGCTGTTCGTTATGCAGCGGGACTTTGAATATGCACAGAAATATCTATCTGACTTCTCCTACCTGATCCGTAAAACACTGGATTTCTCACGTCGCAATTTTATTTCATTGTCCGATGAAATTGCATACCTGAATACTTATCTTGGGTTAGAGAAAATGCGGTTTGAGCATAAGATGGAATATGAGATTTATGTCGATCCTGCTATTGCCACATCAGAATCAGAGGTACCCGCCATGCTATTACAACCTTATGTAGAAAACGCAGTGAAATACGGCATGACCAATACCAGCTACCCTATCGGCAAATTGCTGATACAGTTTAATCAAATCGCCCCGGATATGCTGGAATGCCTGGTAGAAGACAATGGCATCGGTATTATCCGCTCCAAAACTTTGCGTACCCTACCGAAACATCATCAGTCTTCCGGTATGGAAATCAGCTTCAACCGTGCCGAACTCCTGAATAAGATGTACAATACAGGTATACATATCGATATCATTGACAAATCGGAAAATAATAACACAGAAAGTGGTACTATTGTAAGGATACTGATCCCCCAACTTTAG
- the chrA gene encoding chromate efflux transporter — translation MFLRHIPFLRAVFMHSITAYGGPQGHLAMMLKTFVHQRRDVTEQELMEYNAFCQLLPGASSSQTLTLIGYKRGGISLAVATLLIWIAPACILMGSLSFLLQYFDQKALNTDIFKYVQPMAVGFLIYGSMRAFRISIRNLATTMIMISSLLIAYFFKSPWTFPSLIILGGIVSNFSDKRIPDIQDKPKKIRWTNIWLFALLFILAGFFSELARTHDWITRRPFNLFENFYRFGSLVFGGGDILIAMMLEQYVSRAKTQFMSAEELLTGAGIMRALPGPTFSITAYVGGMVMRNLGPGYQLLGCVLAPVAIFLPSLLLVLFFFPIWHNLKKYVVIYRALEGINAVVVGIMWAATIILFMAIPQNGYTIAVTAVTLTVLCISRIPSPFIVLACLILGWLL, via the coding sequence GTGTTTCTTCGTCATATTCCTTTCCTGCGCGCTGTTTTTATGCATAGCATCACAGCATACGGGGGCCCGCAGGGTCACCTGGCTATGATGTTGAAAACATTTGTGCACCAGAGACGGGATGTGACAGAACAGGAACTGATGGAATACAATGCTTTCTGTCAGCTCCTGCCCGGCGCCTCTTCCTCCCAGACGCTTACACTGATCGGATATAAACGCGGCGGCATTTCGCTGGCCGTAGCTACCCTGTTAATATGGATAGCCCCTGCCTGTATACTTATGGGCTCCCTGAGCTTCCTGTTGCAGTATTTCGACCAGAAAGCGCTGAATACTGATATCTTTAAGTACGTACAACCAATGGCCGTCGGTTTCCTTATTTATGGAAGTATGCGGGCATTCCGTATCAGTATACGCAACCTGGCAACGACGATGATCATGATATCGTCCCTCCTGATTGCCTATTTCTTTAAATCTCCCTGGACCTTTCCCTCACTGATCATATTGGGGGGAATTGTATCCAATTTCAGTGATAAACGTATCCCGGATATTCAGGATAAGCCCAAAAAGATCCGCTGGACCAACATCTGGCTATTTGCCCTGCTGTTCATCCTGGCAGGATTTTTCTCAGAGCTGGCCCGTACACACGACTGGATCACACGTCGCCCTTTTAACTTATTTGAGAACTTCTACCGCTTCGGTAGTCTGGTGTTTGGTGGTGGAGATATCCTGATTGCAATGATGCTGGAACAGTACGTATCCCGTGCCAAGACGCAGTTCATGAGTGCTGAAGAGCTGCTGACAGGAGCCGGTATCATGCGGGCTTTACCTGGCCCCACCTTCTCTATCACCGCATATGTAGGCGGTATGGTCATGCGTAACCTCGGCCCCGGCTACCAGTTATTAGGTTGCGTATTGGCGCCTGTGGCCATCTTCCTCCCCAGCTTGTTATTGGTCCTGTTCTTCTTCCCGATATGGCATAACCTGAAGAAATACGTGGTTATTTACCGGGCATTGGAAGGCATTAATGCCGTAGTAGTAGGGATCATGTGGGCAGCCACGATCATACTCTTCATGGCCATCCCACAGAACGGGTATACGATTGCAGTAACCGCCGTCACACTGACCGTACTATGCATTTCCCGTATACCATCTCCTTTTATAGTGCTCGCCTGCCTGATATTAGGCTGGCTCTTATAG
- a CDS encoding ExbD/TolR family protein: MAEINTGGSERGRKKGTRSKKNSTRVDMTPMVDLGFLLITFFMLTTTMLKHRTTDLIMPAEDKEHPSVLADSKSLTILLGANNKVSYYEGIGNDPAHPPVVKQSSYANNHGIRDVIIDKRDRVMDMHKKDDLMVLIKADKDASYKNVVDIMDEMLINHVARYAVVDITAEDEAFLK; this comes from the coding sequence ATGGCTGAAATAAACACCGGCGGCTCAGAACGTGGCCGTAAAAAAGGCACCCGATCAAAGAAAAACAGTACACGTGTTGATATGACACCCATGGTAGACCTGGGCTTTTTGCTCATTACCTTTTTCATGCTCACCACAACGATGCTGAAGCACAGAACAACTGATCTGATCATGCCTGCTGAAGACAAAGAACATCCGTCCGTACTGGCTGACAGTAAGTCGCTCACCATCTTACTGGGCGCCAATAACAAAGTCAGTTACTATGAAGGTATTGGTAATGACCCTGCACATCCGCCTGTAGTAAAACAGTCTTCTTATGCCAACAACCATGGTATACGCGACGTCATCATCGATAAGCGCGACCGCGTTATGGACATGCATAAAAAAGATGACCTGATGGTGCTGATCAAAGCAGATAAAGATGCCAGCTATAAGAATGTAGTGGATATCATGGATGAAATGCTCATTAACCACGTAGCCAGGTATGCAGTTGTTGACATCACGGCGGAAGACGAAGCTTTCTTAAAATGA
- a CDS encoding Lrp/AsnC ligand binding domain-containing protein: MSHNLNIDKLDLQIISEMMHNAEISYADLGKKLFVSGGTIHVRMKKLQELGIVKGTKLHVDLKMIGYDVIAFIGIYLEKSSMYDTVAKELRKIPEMVRLNYTTGSYSMFAEIICKDITQLRRILHDELQKIKGIERTETLISLEESFYRTINVVE, encoded by the coding sequence ATGAGCCACAATTTGAATATTGACAAACTAGATTTGCAGATCATCAGTGAAATGATGCATAATGCAGAAATCTCCTACGCTGACCTCGGGAAGAAGCTTTTCGTTTCCGGTGGCACGATCCACGTTAGAATGAAGAAATTGCAAGAACTGGGTATCGTTAAAGGTACAAAATTGCATGTAGATTTAAAAATGATAGGCTATGACGTGATTGCCTTTATCGGTATCTATCTTGAAAAGAGTTCCATGTATGACACTGTGGCTAAAGAATTGCGCAAGATCCCCGAGATGGTAAGACTGAACTATACGACGGGTAGTTACAGTATGTTTGCAGAGATCATCTGTAAGGATATTACTCAATTAAGGAGGATATTGCATGACGAGTTGCAGAAGATAAAGGGGATAGAGCGGACTGAGACGCTGATATCGCTGGAGGAAAGTTTTTACCGCACCATTAATGTTGTGGAATAA
- a CDS encoding DUF5522 domain-containing protein, which translates to MQKPLKETIDFYYNEQGYMVFTEHYHLERGYCCGNGCKHCPYGYDKVPEPRRTTLLTNRLNRDKEK; encoded by the coding sequence ATGCAGAAGCCACTGAAGGAGACGATTGACTTCTACTATAATGAACAGGGATACATGGTATTCACTGAACATTATCACCTGGAAAGAGGGTACTGCTGCGGGAACGGCTGTAAACACTGTCCCTACGGGTACGATAAAGTACCCGAACCCCGGCGGACCACCCTGCTTACCAACAGGCTGAACAGAGACAAAGAAAAGTAA
- a CDS encoding alpha/beta hydrolase gives MKRFLVILCVTLSLNVHAQLSFYNSDDYWANFSFQSDSVKTAATDTCLVFVSNRHLYKDSLRFVDEYVDTSALKYFFLQKHGGQWNVFQTPTLADAMHLLPEKRDIVVYAEGMGKIFTTNVERALLMRSQYQVNVIMFDYASINTTYRPARNFRFARENARLSAPHYYRLLRVIQQARREKEDWMQQVKVSTFCHSMGNIILMEMMKVQDYQQLNNEPFIDNVVINAACVPSKKHAEWVENIHFANKIYIHYNKSDWQLKGAHLLTLEAQLGEKLKGKLAKNANYVNFREQVGSQHSYFLNFPQNEYRMTNEMKDYFVQLFSGNTAVLEEYKTLVKKEGNGTSVN, from the coding sequence ATGAAGAGATTTCTGGTTATCCTATGCGTAACACTCTCACTGAACGTTCATGCTCAGTTATCATTCTACAACAGTGATGATTATTGGGCAAATTTTAGTTTTCAGTCAGATAGTGTTAAGACGGCGGCGACAGATACCTGTCTGGTTTTTGTGAGTAACAGGCACCTGTACAAGGATAGTTTACGCTTTGTAGATGAATATGTGGATACGTCAGCGTTGAAATATTTCTTTCTGCAGAAGCATGGTGGACAATGGAATGTATTTCAGACGCCTACGCTGGCGGATGCGATGCATTTATTGCCGGAAAAGCGGGATATTGTCGTTTATGCGGAGGGGATGGGGAAGATCTTTACGACAAATGTGGAAAGGGCATTGCTGATGCGGTCGCAATACCAGGTGAATGTGATTATGTTTGATTATGCCAGTATCAACACCACTTACCGGCCGGCGCGTAATTTCAGGTTTGCACGGGAAAATGCCCGTTTATCGGCGCCGCATTATTACCGGCTGCTCCGTGTTATACAGCAGGCCCGGAGGGAAAAAGAGGACTGGATGCAGCAGGTGAAGGTCTCTACGTTCTGTCATAGTATGGGTAATATTATATTGATGGAGATGATGAAAGTGCAGGATTATCAGCAATTGAATAATGAACCTTTTATTGATAATGTAGTGATCAATGCGGCTTGTGTACCCTCTAAAAAACACGCGGAATGGGTAGAGAACATACATTTTGCGAATAAGATCTATATCCATTATAATAAATCAGACTGGCAACTAAAAGGGGCTCATTTACTGACGCTGGAGGCGCAGTTGGGGGAGAAGCTTAAAGGGAAGCTGGCGAAAAATGCCAATTATGTCAATTTTCGGGAGCAGGTAGGCAGTCAGCATAGTTATTTCCTGAATTTTCCCCAGAATGAGTACCGTATGACGAATGAGATGAAGGATTACTTTGTACAGCTATTCAGCGGCAATACGGCTGTGCTGGAAGAATATAAGACGCTGGTGAAGAAGGAGGGCAACGGGACCAGTGTGAATTAA
- a CDS encoding IPExxxVDY family protein → MSVLKLKLDHDQLLEDFFESTHVIGIVSAARDYQLCWQINKHMHLDFRINNSLEINLSKNNRAFYFSVFEFEEPIKSSVHYFYNNHCQAEYLLPELKNVDYLWMVKGDYYQLNDIKKLIDQLRHVELVQLVSLLDIREIKNKMNLIF, encoded by the coding sequence ATGTCGGTACTTAAGCTAAAGCTGGATCATGATCAATTGCTGGAGGATTTCTTTGAATCCACCCATGTCATCGGAATCGTATCCGCCGCACGCGACTATCAACTCTGCTGGCAGATTAATAAGCACATGCACCTCGATTTCCGGATAAATAATTCCCTGGAAATTAACCTCTCCAAAAACAACAGAGCGTTCTATTTCAGCGTTTTTGAGTTTGAGGAGCCAATAAAGTCTTCTGTACACTATTTCTATAATAATCACTGTCAGGCAGAATATCTGCTGCCCGAACTGAAAAATGTAGACTACCTCTGGATGGTCAAAGGAGACTACTATCAGTTAAATGACATCAAAAAATTAATCGACCAGTTACGCCACGTAGAGCTTGTACAATTAGTATCTTTATTGGATATTAGAGAGATTAAGAATAAGATGAACCTCATCTTCTAA
- the asnS gene encoding asparagine--tRNA ligase yields MSQRVKVKQILLDEKTDYNVVVKGWIRSFRNNQFIALNDGSTNNNIQVVIDQESVTPELLKRLTTGAAISVSGQVIPSMGKGQRVEIKAIELEILGDCDPEKYPLQLKNRPSLEYLREIAHLRFRTNTFGAIFRLRHALAFAVHKFFNEKGFVYLHTPIITASDAEGAGEMFHVTSFDLKNPPLTESGEINYKEDFFGRATNLTVSGQLEGELGAMAFGDIYTFGPTFRAENSNTARHLAEFWMIEPEMAFYDLEENMNLAEAFIKYVLSYALENNREDLEFLAQRLLEEEKQKPQQERSEMGLIEKLEFVLNNEFVRITYTEAIDILKNSKPNKTKKFNYLIEEWGADLQSEHERYLVEKHFKKPVILTDYPKAIKAFYMKQNEDGKTVRAMDILFPGIGEIVGGSQREENYDKLVTRMEEMHLPVEEMSWYLDTRRFGSAPHAGFGLGFERLVLFASGMGNIRDVIPFPRTPKSAEF; encoded by the coding sequence ATGAGCCAAAGAGTAAAAGTCAAGCAGATACTGCTAGACGAAAAAACAGACTACAATGTAGTGGTAAAGGGTTGGATACGGTCTTTCCGTAACAATCAGTTTATAGCACTGAACGATGGCTCAACCAATAATAACATCCAGGTAGTAATAGACCAGGAATCCGTTACCCCAGAACTGCTGAAACGCCTTACCACAGGGGCTGCTATCAGCGTGTCCGGTCAGGTGATCCCTTCTATGGGTAAAGGCCAGCGTGTAGAAATAAAAGCAATTGAACTGGAAATACTGGGCGATTGCGATCCGGAAAAATACCCGCTTCAGCTGAAAAACCGCCCCAGCCTGGAATATCTGCGTGAAATTGCACACCTGCGTTTCCGTACCAATACCTTCGGAGCCATCTTCCGTCTGCGCCACGCCCTGGCATTTGCCGTACACAAATTCTTTAACGAAAAAGGCTTTGTATACCTGCATACGCCGATCATCACTGCTTCTGACGCAGAAGGCGCTGGTGAAATGTTCCATGTAACATCCTTCGATCTTAAAAATCCGCCGCTGACAGAAAGTGGTGAGATCAACTATAAAGAAGATTTCTTCGGCCGCGCTACCAACCTGACTGTATCCGGTCAGCTGGAAGGCGAGCTTGGCGCAATGGCGTTTGGTGATATCTACACTTTTGGTCCTACCTTCCGTGCAGAAAATTCCAACACAGCCCGCCACCTGGCTGAATTCTGGATGATCGAGCCTGAAATGGCCTTCTATGATCTGGAAGAAAACATGAACCTGGCAGAAGCTTTCATCAAGTATGTACTGAGCTACGCACTGGAAAATAACAGGGAAGACCTGGAATTCCTGGCGCAACGCCTCCTGGAGGAAGAAAAACAAAAGCCTCAGCAGGAACGCAGCGAGATGGGCCTTATCGAAAAACTGGAATTCGTGCTGAACAACGAGTTTGTACGTATCACTTACACTGAAGCGATCGACATCCTCAAAAACAGCAAGCCAAACAAAACCAAAAAGTTCAATTACCTGATCGAAGAATGGGGTGCTGACCTCCAGAGTGAGCACGAACGCTACCTGGTAGAAAAACACTTCAAGAAACCAGTGATCCTTACCGATTACCCGAAAGCTATCAAAGCGTTTTACATGAAACAGAACGAAGATGGCAAAACAGTAAGAGCAATGGATATCCTGTTCCCTGGTATCGGCGAAATCGTAGGTGGTTCACAACGTGAAGAAAACTACGATAAACTGGTAACCCGCATGGAAGAAATGCACCTGCCGGTAGAAGAAATGAGCTGGTACCTGGATACACGCCGCTTCGGATCCGCACCACACGCAGGTTTCGGTCTTGGTTTCGAAAGACTGGTGCTGTTTGCATCCGGTATGGGTAACATCAGAGACGTGATTCCTTTCCCAAGAACGCCGAAGAGCGCGGAATTCTAA
- a CDS encoding isopenicillin N synthase family dioxygenase, producing MAITHSIPVVDLAAFTSGDAASKAAFVEQLGKAYEEVGFVAVKNHGISDDLIAKLYKYVQLFFTLPSDIKRSYEIPELAGQRGYTSFGKEHAKGYDAPDLKEFFQFGQTVEDDDPIGAEYPPNVAVKEIPAFTPTFFDAYRGFETSGKALLQAIAIYLGLDEYYFDQFIHNGNSILRAIHYPPITEEPSSAIRAEQHEDINLITLLVGASADGLQILDKQNNWVPVTSLPEQIVVNVGDMLQRLTNNRLKSTTHRVVNPPREMWHTSRYSIPFFLHPKSEMPLNALESCVTAEHPLAYEPITAGEYLDERLREIGLKK from the coding sequence ATGGCAATAACTCATTCCATTCCGGTTGTGGACCTCGCCGCCTTCACCTCAGGCGACGCCGCCAGTAAAGCAGCTTTTGTGGAGCAGCTTGGTAAAGCTTACGAAGAAGTAGGCTTTGTGGCGGTAAAAAATCACGGTATTTCTGACGATCTTATTGCGAAACTGTACAAGTACGTACAACTGTTTTTTACCCTGCCGTCCGATATCAAGCGGTCTTATGAGATCCCTGAACTGGCCGGCCAACGTGGCTACACCTCCTTTGGGAAAGAACACGCCAAGGGCTATGATGCGCCTGACCTGAAAGAATTCTTCCAGTTCGGCCAGACAGTAGAAGATGATGACCCGATCGGTGCAGAATACCCACCTAACGTGGCAGTAAAAGAAATCCCGGCATTTACGCCTACTTTCTTTGATGCCTACCGTGGTTTTGAAACGTCAGGAAAAGCCCTGCTGCAGGCGATTGCCATCTACCTCGGACTGGACGAGTATTACTTTGATCAGTTTATTCATAACGGTAATTCCATCCTGAGGGCTATTCACTACCCTCCTATTACGGAAGAACCATCTTCTGCCATCCGTGCAGAACAACATGAGGACATCAACCTCATTACCCTGCTGGTAGGCGCTTCCGCAGATGGATTACAGATCCTGGACAAACAGAACAACTGGGTACCCGTAACGTCATTGCCGGAACAGATCGTTGTAAACGTTGGCGATATGCTCCAACGCCTTACCAACAATCGCCTGAAATCAACTACACATCGCGTGGTAAACCCACCGCGTGAGATGTGGCATACCAGCCGTTATTCCATTCCGTTCTTCCTGCATCCTAAATCTGAGATGCCGCTGAATGCACTGGAAAGCTGCGTAACCGCGGAACATCCGCTCGCTTATGAGCCAATCACCGCCGGCGAATACCTGGATGAACGCCTGAGAGAAATCGGTCTTAAAAAATAG
- the trmB gene encoding tRNA (guanosine(46)-N7)-methyltransferase TrmB, giving the protein MWSRLFCFITVLNSPFSHPAAYSAGKNTIFAAMGQKKLQRFAEIETFPNVLIYPEGMPGNWHTFFKNDHPLTLELACGKGDYTLGLARRYPEKNFLGVDLKGNRIWRGAKTAMEEPLPNAGFLRTQIDKLANYFAPGEIAEIWITFPDPFLRNSKQKKRLTHPKFLQLYQPLLAKDGTINLKTDSPELYIFTKEVIEAAGCILIEDIPDIYAMTEVPPLLQIRTYYEGMHLEDGRTIRYLKFRLPEAPLDWREIKLPSHAEATEGDD; this is encoded by the coding sequence ATGTGGAGCAGGCTTTTTTGCTTTATTACAGTGCTCAACTCTCCTTTCAGCCACCCGGCTGCATACTCCGCCGGGAAAAACACTATTTTTGCAGCGATGGGACAAAAGAAACTACAACGCTTCGCAGAAATTGAGACCTTTCCGAATGTTTTAATATACCCGGAAGGAATGCCCGGCAACTGGCATACATTCTTTAAAAACGATCATCCGCTTACGCTGGAACTCGCCTGTGGTAAAGGCGATTATACATTGGGCCTCGCCCGTCGCTACCCGGAAAAAAACTTCCTGGGCGTAGACCTCAAAGGAAACCGCATCTGGCGTGGCGCTAAAACCGCTATGGAAGAACCCCTGCCCAACGCCGGCTTCCTCCGCACACAGATCGATAAACTGGCCAACTATTTCGCACCTGGAGAAATTGCAGAAATATGGATCACCTTCCCGGACCCATTCCTCCGCAACTCCAAACAGAAAAAGCGGCTGACACACCCAAAATTCCTTCAGCTGTACCAGCCGCTGCTGGCAAAAGACGGAACAATTAATCTTAAAACAGACTCTCCTGAATTATATATCTTCACAAAAGAAGTGATTGAAGCCGCAGGCTGTATCTTAATAGAAGATATTCCGGACATCTATGCCATGACCGAAGTACCTCCCCTGCTGCAAATCCGTACTTATTATGAAGGAATGCACCTGGAAGACGGCCGCACCATCAGGTACCTGAAATTCAGACTACCCGAAGCCCCGCTCGACTGGCGTGAGATAAAACTGCCTTCTCATGCAGAAGCCACTGAAGGAGACGATTGA
- a CDS encoding LytR/AlgR family response regulator transcription factor, translating to MIKAVIIDDERNSRDIISLMLEKYCPEVQVAATASDCADGIATIQQHQPQLVFLDLEMPDGTGFDVLLGTQDAPPFEAVFVTAFEKKFLHTIRFSEVEIILKPIDRESLMNAVSKIADRIHANASTSRYKVLLENFNNGRNINMDMVIPVTQHEDMIIGLNKITYLEASAEKTTIHLSDQQQIQADRSFRYYTDLFSTLRFYQINNHQMVQLSQINNIEGDGSRALLKNGVKLEVADRRRKDLVSHWKQYR from the coding sequence ATGATAAAGGCCGTTATAATAGATGATGAACGCAACAGCCGTGATATCATATCACTGATGCTGGAAAAATACTGCCCGGAAGTACAGGTAGCCGCTACAGCGTCTGACTGTGCAGACGGCATCGCTACGATTCAGCAACATCAGCCACAGCTAGTATTCCTTGATCTTGAAATGCCCGATGGTACCGGATTTGACGTATTATTAGGCACACAGGACGCCCCTCCTTTTGAAGCCGTTTTTGTAACCGCTTTTGAAAAGAAATTCCTGCATACCATCCGATTCAGCGAAGTAGAAATTATCCTCAAACCGATTGACCGGGAAAGCCTGATGAATGCAGTCAGTAAGATCGCCGACCGCATACATGCTAATGCCAGCACTTCCCGTTATAAAGTATTGCTTGAAAACTTTAATAATGGCCGTAATATCAATATGGATATGGTCATCCCGGTGACGCAACATGAAGACATGATCATCGGACTCAATAAAATCACCTACCTGGAAGCATCCGCAGAAAAGACAACCATACATCTGTCGGACCAACAGCAAATACAGGCAGATCGTTCATTCCGCTATTATACAGACCTGTTCAGCACTTTACGCTTTTATCAGATCAACAATCATCAGATGGTGCAGTTATCTCAGATCAATAATATTGAAGGGGATGGCAGCAGGGCCTTGCTGAAGAATGGGGTAAAACTGGAAGTCGCAGACAGAAGGAGAAAAGATCTGGTCAGTCACTGGAAACAATACAGATAA